TAAACATATATCAATATCATTTATTCCGTAACCTATACAACCTATAAAACCGTGCGAAATGCTTAAAAGATTCCAAATTGACATTCTCCTCCGcatcatctttcatcttcTTTTGACGCCTAAAAAAATGAGCTGAAAGCTCAACAACATGCACCCATGTTCTTGATGACTGGCACAGACCATTACAAAATTAACCATGATGATttgacacaaaaaaaatctcatatgaTCGCGTCCCTACACATATATAGCCGTTATTAACATGCAATCTCAATCTCTCATGCAGCAGCTAGCATCAACCAAAACATACTGATCAATCAAGgattagaaaaatcaaaaaaaaaaaaaggtgggaGCCTGAAATGAAATTGCCAACTTGGAGTATTGGACAGCATGCTTCACGCACAAAGCAGGCAGATTTATGTGTCAGTTATTCTGTCTCCTTGCCTCTGtatatttcaaataacatTTTAGATAATAGTACTATAAATAATACCAAACAtttcaatataaatttaaatcttaaagtTATTTGACGATGAGGATATTAACTGTGATTACAATGTTGGTCTATCCTGCGATGGAAGGGGCATTAATCATGCTACCTATGTGCTGGGCTACTTTTCATTAAATAAATCCGGCTGATGTGCTGGACAGGTCACTGAAGCCCGGCGCACTTTGTGCTTGAGCAGGTATGACcccaaatataaatatttctatttatttacTATGGAGGAgatgttatttttaatcgttttagtgattaatttttgaaaTCTGAATTGATTATACTCCCTTTGTAAACTAGCTCTTGAATCAttagaataaataaaattatggcAATCAAtagaaaatacttatattatggtacaaaATTCAACCTtagaaattattattatttgggtCTTTTGCAAAATTTCCACTGTTTTTTCCATATTGCAATGATGCCAATACAATCACATGACAgttctaatgatattttttaatatagtggcaattttacaataatattttagacCAATGGCAAAATCAATTatccttatatttttagacTGATGGAGAATACTGTATATGTGAGATCTAGCAATCGTTCACCTTTTTGCAAATGAGTGGCTCCACACACCGCTTTTTGCTCGGTTTTCTAATCACACGCTTTaagaattttagtttataacaTTTGTCCATACTTGTTTTCAAAACCTTTCTGGAAAGAAAGCTTTGTGATCCGTATAACATTTGGTACGGAATTagacaaaacaaatatgataaacaAGTTAGACCatgcccttttcttttccatctttatttatttatatattgttttagcATTCATTACTCCCTGTCTTccataaatgaaaattaatttctggGTTGAATTTGGGCATGCAtccaaaaattattattatttggacAAAAGGAGTACAAGCTAACCAACATTCCCTCCAAACCAACGCTCTATAAAAACAAGTTTTAAGAATGAATAGGGTTATCTAGATAAGTAAACGGTGTACTTCCTCTCACCAGTAAATATTCGACTTCAAAGCTTAAATCAGATCCAaacgttgattttttttctccatggagctaagtactccctctagtTCAAAAATAGTGTCGTTTGGATAATGCtatgttcttaaaaaaaactttgatcaTTATgctttttacatatatagaaatattaataAACATATGATATCATTGaagtatatttcaaaattaatctatatatatagcctcCATTTTTCTAAGAtgaatatttgaaaaattatttgaagttAAAGGTATAAAAGCCTAGCTTTAACCTTATTCAACATAACAGATGCTCCACCTGTTCTAAAATGTAGTTATCCAATAGGAGATTTGATCCATCTTAGCATTACAAATTTTGGATATACTTCGTGTCCAGATTCGTAGTCCTGGttcatattcataattatagcATGGGCTAAATTCTAAAagatagctatattttgagatgttggctattccctccgttttatattataagactttttaggcttgcttagatttattcatatatcaaagtatattttttatatttgtctaaatttattagtatatttataaatttatgtaaaattagAAAGtgttatgatataaaataaagagggAATACTATGCAAGCTACTAGCCTACTACGGCATCATGTCTTCTATCATCCTGCAGCAACGGGGAACGCACGGTGGAAATATAATCGAGTTGGGGAAGCAGTGAATCCGCACCTGGACAACAAGTGTGTCCAGGTTCATCAAGGACCACGACGTAAATAGGAGTGTACGTTCGACTAGGTTTGTGGTAGGCTTGCAGCATTCTATTTCCGGCTAAAGTAGGCCGGCCCACGTCGTGTCTAGTGTTGGGCCGCCGACCCTTGTTTCTCAGCTTTTGGGCGCACGGGCTACGGCCTGCCACAAAAACATTGGGTTGCTATCCATCCAATCCAACTCGGAATAGCATTGAGGCCGTGTTCTCTTTCCCctcaagttaacttatccactcgtttttcacgcgcacacttctcaaactactaaacggtgtattttttgaaaaattttctatagggaattttttttaaaaaaaatcatattaatctattttatattttttaataattaataaattaattcttgtaataatctattattacgtttttttgtgtgtcatggttaaattaacttacccctACCTGCCACGCGGCATGAGTTCGTTTCTCAATCATAAAACCAGATAAAATATAGTATTGAGTGTGCAAACGAAATCTCCAAACATGTTGACGCAGGATTTTACTGATATGGCACATATATGGCTGGCCCTCATCTCACGTGACCCTAATGTGAcagtgaaaacaaaattaaaaatttaaatatacatggtccacatgtcagccaAACAAACCGATGAAAACATAGAAACCAGCACCTTACTCGCCCTTTCATTCTCTCTCCCTTCGTCACTTGACTTCAGCCTGTCCGTTCACAACGAGTCAACGTCGTCATCCGCACGgccttcttctttcttcgACAGCAGCTGATTCATGTGGTTCATGGAAGGTgagctcgccgtcgacgcctTTTCTTGCGAACGATGGAAttccgaaaaaaaaatggttcgTTTTCTTGGAAATTGCAGTGTTCATCGTCACCAACCGCGACGGCAACGAGGTTGTCGTTAACTGATCTTGGCTAATTAATCTCCGTAGGTGTGCTTGGGTCGCAGATACGACGTCTGCTAGTAATGTTACCTCCATTTAATATCATAAAACTTTCTaactttatctaaattcatcaattaataaatatatataatttatatatatatatatattcattagcattcatctAAATCTAGAGTACTACTGCCCAACGACATCACGGCACGGCACAAAGTCGACCGACATCGCTGGCGATGATGGCTGATGCGAGCGGCCAGGTGGAAGCCGAGCGACCGGAGGATTATTTTCTCTTCACTGTCACTGCCACCGCCCGGGCCAGCCCCCGTCTCATGACTCAGTATCCCTGTCTTCTCTGCCGCCCCGACCCCGCCACCCCCACATCTACTCTCTTAACTTCTCCGCCGTCCCCCGCGCTGGGCGTGCAGCCGACCGCAGAGTGCGTCCGTCGATGGCTCCGCGCCGTTGGCTGCTGCCTCGACGTCCTTCGCCACGTCACGTTCTTGCCGAGTCGCCTTCCAGTGGTTGATCTAGGTTATATGATTTAGGATATGAGTGGACCGAccgaattattttttcaaacataaacaatttatctaatatggtaatatataaaatacaagCGATAATATCAAAAGTATATCGGCAGGCTAGATGATTACATGGTGGTGGATGTGTCAGCAACATCGATGCGAGTGTGACCGGGACAAATGATGGGGCCGCCGGACCGGCGTCCGGCTAGGCGGCCAGGGCTAACATGTGGCGAGCACAGTCATGACTCGTCACTACAGGAATTTTAGGTTTCTGTAACGATTACATTACGACGATAACATCTGTTTCCTATCATTGCCCGCCTGCAATGAGTAGTGACAAAATGGCTGTCATCACAGAAGGTGGGTCGCTAACCATCTTCTGTAACCAACAGAGGACATCGTTATTGATAAAGAGAACTATTAACAGAGGACATCGTTATTGATAAAGTGACGATAGTTCTCCTGTTATTGATGAATGACGAGACAAATTCGTTATAACAAATTGAACCAAATAACACCACGTGTATGATGACATGTGATGTTATAGATAACAAGGCGGGTGATGTGGCAAATGACGTGGCAATTTAAGCATGggcttttttatttacaaattagcCCAATTTagccaaatatttttttgacccAGCTACAGATATGCTTTTACGTTTATTATAGCCCAACAGTACAATTCTAGCCCATATTATGGGCCAGGCCAATTAAAAAGCAATCACAGAATATAAAAGCCCATGCTTAAATCAGCTCTGATTTGGAACTATTCTCAGTCACGTTTGCGTCGAACCAAACAGCACCTTGATgtaaaagaggggaaaaaaaaaggaagaaaagctAGCACCACTCTGCCGATAGCCAAAATCATTGGTGCACGCATGGCTGGCTCATGGCGCCGAGGCCGCAAGGGTCCGACTTCGCCGTAGCAGAGCCGGTGCTGCCTTGGGCCCAACGATTCCGAATCGGTTCCTGAACAAATCTGCCAATAAATGCAAACATCCGCGTCTCAATCGGCAGTGCTTGCAGGAACGCGGGGTTCAATCGGCGGCCGGATCGATCTATATATCCGCCGAGAGAGAGATTTGAGATCGAGCTAATGATGGGATCTGTGCTCCGCTCCCTCGTCCTTGCGTACGACGACGCCAAAGAGTTCATGGTAGAGAAGGAGCGGAGGGCGGAGCGGGAGGTTAACCAgctccggccggcggcgtTGCTGCGGTGGGACGGGGCGCTGCCTCTCCCCCTCGACGAGCAGCGGCGGATTGTGCAGCGCTGGATCGAGTACGAAAAGCGCAAGGGCCCTTGCCGCTATAACTTTCTCAAAGGGTTGGTGTTCTCCTTTTTTATTCGCCCCACCTCCGATCTCGCTTCAGTTTTTCAGTGTTAGCAGTatatactccttccgtttcgtaacgtaaaatatttgactatttatcttatttaaaaaattatgaaaatatcatttatttttgctcGCGACTtagtttattatcaaaagaactttaagcacgacttgttattttttatttgtactaaatttttgaataaaacgaatgatcaaacgttgcaaccaaataagtcaaacatcttatattatgaaacgaactgaggtagtatatattatcCTTGTTAGAAGATTAGAAATTTCACACATTCGTCCGAGAAAAGATACGCAGGCAATGTTGATCTCTATTCAGATAAGCTAATGCCGGGGATCTATTGGTGTGTTTTTCCTCAATTAGTTATTTCGTTGCAGCTAATCGTTGTCTATCCAAGTGCTGTAAGAGATTATTTCTTACAGATTTTTAGAACAAAACAAGGATCATATAAATTtcgtatcaaaatttaaatttctaataataaataataaacattaaattatagtaatgtatatatatttcaggTGAATACCCAATCTTGTCCCTTAAGATTTATCATGGGCTTAATTTAGTCCTTGAGCTTTCATTTTGTCCATATGTGCCCTCTATGTTTTGACTTAAAATCATCCTGAGATCCACATGACATGCTACATGGCTAATcacaattaatatttgtattaGAAAATGTAAATTTCACCCTTAGCTCGAAATTGTATATGTATTCTCCATTGTTTCAGTAACTCCACGTGAGCGTTTAGCTTTACTTCATGCCttaaaagtaaataattattttttatttttacataagtTATTGTGCATTACCCACCTATACAAAAGCAATTcttagagaaaaatatcatcatatatttattggaTGTATATCTATAGAAAGTTGGATATATGGAATTTTCTAAATACATAGTTTTACTGCATAAATATTGaggcatatttttttcattttgttacATATGTGAATGAGGGGTATAAGAgtcatttatcaataaataggTTGATTAGGATTAATCATGTGCTTTATAAATGGGTTCAAGGACAAGTTTGAACTAAAGTTAAAACTTGAAGGAGTAAAATGGATAGATTGAAATGTGAAGGACCAATCTGAGCCTTAGGTGAAATTTGAAGGACCAATTTAGCTATTCACCCatatatttctaataaaatttatttaagcaCAGCTGTTTGGATGCATGGGAGTAGTACATGGTTTGTGTTGCAGATCTGACATAGATAAATTACATGCAGGGAGATGTTTGCCTGCATTGCTCGCCCTCATGTCCGCATCGCCCTCCGTTATTACAACTCCCATCATCCGGTATGTTAAATTACCTGTGTTGCTCCTTTACACCCAGCATATATGATCATTTTACAACTAAATTCTTTCGtcgtattttttgaaaaaattgcaaCAGTGTTCCTTCACccgatcttttttttattttaaattttaaattttgagttgattttggaacacgaagtttattttccggcattaacttttagacagttaagaacacgtatataaaagttttttataaattatttttcgtttgcaaatatgtcgccaaacaatcatccccttAGTGATATTTCATACTTGCTTACGGATCACGCTTTGTAACATTGATCTTTCGGTGGAGGGaatataatttgatttgtttcacACACATGATTCTATTTAATTAGAAGGGATTTTAGTTATTTCTTTCTTGATTTATTTACGTGCGTATTTTCCAGGGTGCTGAGTTTGATGCTGTCAGGTCTTTGAATGCACATTTTGCTTCATTCAGAGGTGACGATTGGTCCCATGTCAACTTCCTGGCTCGCAGGAGGGGTTGTATTGATGCTCCCGTGCTTCGCTTCTTCGCTGAGATATCCTACCATGGCCATCTCGCTATAAAACCAGTGTTCGTATCATGCACCATATTACGGGGTATGTACCATGCTTGTTTATCTATCTATTTATTAGTACCTCCGTTTTAAAcggtaagactttctagctagTCTAAGTTCATCAAtggataaatgtatataatttatatatatgtctaaattcgttagcatctatataaatttaggcaagactaaaaagttttatgttGTGAAACAGACGGAGTGTGTGATAAACCTAGCTTACCCATGACACTAATTATACTGAACATAGTACGAGAGAAAAATCCTGCAGGAAATGTAtacgtttgttttttctctaataatatagtcataaaaatattgaaaatgaCATCTTTCTCATGAATC
This is a stretch of genomic DNA from Oryza brachyantha chromosome 1, ObraRS2, whole genome shotgun sequence. It encodes these proteins:
- the LOC102705583 gene encoding uncharacterized protein LOC102705583 — encoded protein: MMGSVLRSLVLAYDDAKEFMVEKERRAEREVNQLRPAALLRWDGALPLPLDEQRRIVQRWIEYEKRKGPCRYNFLKGEMFACIARPHVRIALRYYNSHHPGAEFDAVRSLNAHFASFRGDDWSHVNFLARRRGCIDAPVLRFFAEISYHGHLAIKPVFVSCTILREEPLFVRRIETVQEPVHLTTKRGANQEQIVHKYRSKCAFCPDPGESSHPSDEEFDLYAILHPSDDEFVCGKEGQEVGSSWLFYVEERALDHILVRQRNFLDDVTDSFYFVFCVFFIWLAKLARIPSFFIYLLVLTSIVVTLILNNN